Sequence from the Terriglobia bacterium genome:
CCGTGCGCGATACGAACAACGGACTCATCGGCACCGCCAATGGCAGCGCCACGGTACCGGCGGCGGGCGCAAGTTCGCAGGCCAATCCGGAGGGAAAAAAGCCTTAGCGCAGTGGAGAATCGCTTGCTGCTCCGTGCTCGCGTGGAGGCAGCGTGCATGATATCCTCGGCTTTCGAGCTTTCAATTTCTTAATGAGCAGACTTTTCCTGGTCCGGCACGGCCAAGCATCCTTTCTTGAGCGCAATTATGACAAGCTTTCCGCCAAGGGCGAAGAGCAGAGCCGCGTGCTGGGCGACTATTGGGCCGGATTGCAGCTTGGCTTTGACCGCGTGTATTCAGGGCCGCGAGTGCGGCAGCGGGAGACGGCGCGCCTGGTGGGTGAAGCTTACAAACGCGCTGGGCTTCCCTGGCCCGAACCGGTCGTGCTGCCGGAATTCGATGAGTTCCAGGCTGAGGCGGTGCTGGAACGGTCATTGCCGGAGTTGATTGAAAGCGATGCCGACATCCGCAGAATGCACCAGGCCTTTAAAGATTCACAAACGCGCCCGGAGCAGTTCAAAACATTCCAGCAGATCTTTGAAGTAGTGATCGGGCGGTGGGCAGGTGGAGAACTGCCGCTGGAAGGGATTGAGCCGTGGACAGATTTCAGCGCGCGCGTGCAGCGCGCACTGGCCAAGTTCCCTGAGAATGGAAA
This genomic interval carries:
- a CDS encoding histidine phosphatase family protein, which translates into the protein MSRLFLVRHGQASFLERNYDKLSAKGEEQSRVLGDYWAGLQLGFDRVYSGPRVRQRETARLVGEAYKRAGLPWPEPVVLPEFDEFQAEAVLERSLPELIESDADIRRMHQAFKDSQTRPEQFKTFQQIFEVVIGRWAGGELPLEGIEPWTDFSARVQRALAKFPENGNRGQRIAIFSSGGPVGVAMQRALDLSTEATLKAAWMVRNCSYSEFLFSAGRFTLSSYNATPHFTDPEFLTHR